One Zonotrichia albicollis isolate bZonAlb1 chromosome 25, bZonAlb1.hap1, whole genome shotgun sequence genomic window carries:
- the TNFRSF9 gene encoding tumor necrosis factor receptor superfamily member 9 yields MAPGRALLPAALLALALSPGAALPCGAHCPAGTFVKSADCERGAGAPCQPCPAGTFSSAAGSGGCRMCRRCEGLFRYWKNCSSTSDAECTCKEGYRCGNDRCTFCTRSCGVGQESTSKGCQPCRYGTFNDQPNGSCKNWTMCSGNQILVPGTPAKDVICKHASVNSTLVTTLPTTSLDIPFYITVPGKDVQADTIRISLAVAGLSCLMFLLPLCICFSVWQKKKLHAVFKKMHTPEQSVQEDDACSCHFPEEEQGEYQNPGKSTELRDLLVN; encoded by the exons ATGGCtccgggccgggcgctgctgCCCGCggcgctgctggcgctggcgcTGAGCCCGGGAGCCGCGCTGCCGTGCGGCGCTCACTGCCCGGCGG GTACCTTCGTAAAGAGCGCCGACTGCGAACGAGGAGCGGGCGCgccgtgccagccctgcccggccggCACCTTCTCCAGCGCGGCGGGAAGCGGCGGCTGCAGGATGTGTCGACGGTGCGAAG GACTGTTTCGGTATTGGAAAAATTGCTCCTCAACAAGCGATGCTGAATGCACGTGCAAGGAGGGCTATCGCTGCGGCAATGATCGCTGCACCTTCTGCACCCGAAGCTGTGGCGTGGGCCAGGAGAGCACCAGCAAAG GTTGCCAGCCTTGCCGCTATGGGACCTTTAATGATCAGCCCAATGGCTCCTGCAAAAACTGGACAAT GTGCTCTGGAAACCAAATCCTGGTGCCCGGAACTCCAGCAAAAGATGTCATTTGCAAACATGCTTCAGTTAATTCCACTTTAGTCACTACTCTACCTACAACATCTCTTGACATTCCATTTTATATCACTGTGCCAG GGAAGGATGTTCAGGCAGACACAATCAGGATTTCTCTCGCTGTGGCTGGCCTGTCGTGCTTGatgttcctgctgcctttgtGCATCTGCTTCAGTGTCTGGCAGAAAAAGAAACTACATGCTGTCTTCAAGAAAA TGCACACACCTGAACAGTCAGTTCAGGAGGATGATGCCTGCAGCTGCCActtccctgaggaagaacaagGTGAATATCAGAATCCTGGAAAATCCACAGAATTGAGAGATCTCCTGGTGAACTAG
- the UTS2 gene encoding urotensin-2: MHKLILCCLIIICFSCPLLSLPIINASEMSYQHSADEDSRLNLERLGSSSLLQLLGTLSEDSKAGLTPSNYNPGENIKENFYRNHPQNAFLGRLLTKDRKQYKKRGNLSECFWKYCV; encoded by the exons ATGCATAAACTGATACTTTGCTGTCTCATTATCATCTGCTTCTCCTGTCCTCTCTTGTCTCTCCCCATCATCAACGCCAGTGAGATGTCTTATCAACACTCAG ctgatgaAGACTCGAGGTTAAACCTGGAGAGGTtgggcagctcctccctgctccagctcctgggcACCCTGAGTGAGGACAGCAAAGCAG GTCTTACCCCCAGCAACTACAACCCAGGGGAAAATATCAAAGAG AATTTCTACAGGAACCACCCTCAAAATGCTTTCCTGGGCCGCCTCCTGACCAAGGACAGGAAACAGTACAAGAAACGTGGGAATCTTTCTGAGTGCTTCTGGAAATATTGTGTGTAA